The Actinomyces sp. oral taxon 414 genome has a segment encoding these proteins:
- a CDS encoding ArsR/SmtB family transcription factor: MAIVHEILPTDRADDTSAVHDAAALAAVLSVLADPTRLAILSHLRGGEHRVGELAEHLGLAQSTVSQHLAILRAAGLISTHTHGRASVSALEHPDELTAVLVAARTLASAAAPGGGDAEERS, from the coding sequence ATGGCGATTGTTCATGAGATCCTGCCCACTGACCGCGCCGACGACACCTCCGCCGTTCACGACGCCGCCGCCCTGGCCGCCGTCCTGTCCGTCCTGGCCGACCCCACCCGCCTGGCGATCCTGTCCCACCTGCGCGGCGGCGAGCACCGCGTCGGCGAGCTCGCCGAGCACCTCGGCCTGGCACAGTCGACCGTCTCCCAGCACCTGGCGATCCTGCGCGCCGCCGGGCTCATCTCCACCCACACCCACGGCCGCGCCAGCGTGAGCGCCTTGGAACACCCCGACGAGCTGACCGCCGTCCTCGTCGCCGCCCGCACCCTCGCCTCCGCCGCCGCGCCCGGCGGGGGCGACGCCGAGGAGCGGTCATGA